The following are from one region of the Paenibacillus sp. KS-LC4 genome:
- a CDS encoding beta-L-arabinofuranosidase domain-containing protein: MAKINQGFVSQSDVRLLDGLFKTSQEVGERYLHELNIDRFLAPCYEAHGLTPKQPRYEGWEARTISGHSLGHYMSALAATYQATGHEELKERLDYAVSELAGIQATTGSGYVGGLVETPFIEAFKGTDIGGFSMNGYWVPWYSVHKIYQGLIDACTLTGNEEALRVVKAFADWAVEGLSQLSEEQIQHMLECEHGGMNEVFAQLYGLTGEAVYMEAAIQFTHKAIISPLEQERDELQGRHANTQIPKVVGVAGIYEQNKNYTSYRTAAEFFWHTVTGRRSYVFGGSSLSEHYEAMDMESLGIKSAESCCTHNMLELTQYLFGWEQDSSYMDYYENALYNHILGAQDPDNGNKTYFASTLPGHFKIYGTHDSAWWCCTGTGMENPGKYAEAIYFENQDDLYVNLYIASELEWKAKELVIRQETSFPYSDTVRLVIAEGTAEANLKLRVPSWLSGEMVAVVNDERKYAASQAGYLTISGTWSKGDQIILTLPMALRRYNAKDSASKIAFLYGPIVLAGKFGNEGLPEDTIVDETALSMKTADVPVLWTESENLSDFITLRDAATLTFDIAKEVTSDGKGATLIPFYALHHEFYTVYWNLNDEGDAFEKKLNKVTIDSVEPDGQQDEIGHQLQGNCLTSAYNGSFTDNQNKLHMWREAFGVSDAYFSYRLAVDGASINHLCVAYWGGDYFRFEHEGTAYNREFEVLVDNEIVGDQTIHCNKIGHVFYVTYEMPESLTREKTSVIVTFKAKSLASCAGRVAGVRTISAVVSP, from the coding sequence ATGGCAAAAATAAATCAAGGCTTCGTCAGCCAAAGTGACGTACGGCTGCTTGACGGACTTTTTAAAACGTCACAAGAGGTTGGCGAGCGTTACCTGCACGAGCTTAATATCGACCGCTTCCTCGCCCCATGCTATGAGGCGCATGGTTTGACACCCAAGCAGCCGCGGTACGAAGGCTGGGAGGCCAGAACGATCAGCGGGCATTCGCTCGGGCATTATATGTCGGCACTTGCCGCCACCTATCAGGCGACAGGCCACGAGGAGCTAAAAGAGAGGCTGGATTATGCCGTATCGGAGCTTGCAGGCATACAAGCAACGACCGGAAGCGGTTATGTTGGAGGCTTGGTCGAAACGCCCTTTATCGAAGCCTTTAAAGGTACGGACATTGGTGGCTTCAGCATGAATGGGTATTGGGTGCCATGGTATAGCGTGCATAAAATTTATCAAGGCTTAATTGATGCTTGCACACTGACGGGAAATGAGGAGGCTTTGCGCGTTGTCAAAGCCTTTGCTGATTGGGCAGTCGAGGGACTGTCGCAATTATCGGAGGAACAAATCCAGCATATGCTGGAATGTGAGCATGGCGGCATGAATGAAGTATTTGCACAGCTGTACGGCCTCACAGGAGAAGCCGTCTATATGGAAGCAGCCATTCAATTTACGCATAAAGCCATCATTTCGCCGCTGGAGCAGGAGCGGGACGAGCTGCAGGGCAGGCATGCCAACACGCAAATTCCGAAGGTCGTCGGTGTGGCTGGCATTTATGAGCAGAACAAAAATTACACCAGCTATCGCACAGCAGCCGAATTTTTCTGGCATACGGTGACCGGCAGGCGCTCCTATGTTTTTGGCGGGAGCAGCCTCTCCGAGCATTATGAAGCGATGGATATGGAAAGCTTGGGCATTAAATCGGCGGAGTCTTGCTGTACGCATAATATGCTGGAGCTGACCCAATATTTATTTGGCTGGGAGCAAGACAGCTCGTATATGGATTATTATGAAAATGCCTTGTACAATCACATCCTCGGCGCGCAGGACCCGGATAACGGCAATAAAACCTATTTTGCCTCGACGCTGCCGGGCCATTTCAAAATTTACGGCACCCATGATTCCGCTTGGTGGTGCTGTACGGGAACGGGCATGGAGAACCCAGGTAAATACGCCGAGGCGATTTATTTTGAAAATCAGGACGATCTGTATGTGAACTTATATATAGCCTCCGAGCTGGAATGGAAAGCCAAGGAGCTAGTCATCCGGCAGGAAACAAGCTTTCCGTATTCGGACACGGTGAGGCTTGTTATTGCTGAGGGAACGGCAGAGGCTAATCTCAAGCTGCGCGTGCCATCTTGGCTTTCGGGTGAGATGGTAGCGGTCGTCAACGATGAGCGCAAATATGCTGCAAGTCAAGCTGGCTACCTGACCATCAGTGGCACATGGAGCAAGGGGGATCAAATCATCCTCACGCTGCCAATGGCACTGAGAAGGTACAACGCCAAGGATAGTGCAAGCAAGATCGCCTTTCTTTATGGGCCTATCGTGCTTGCGGGCAAATTTGGCAATGAGGGTCTTCCCGAGGATACGATAGTAGATGAGACGGCGTTAAGCATGAAGACGGCAGATGTGCCCGTGCTATGGACGGAAAGTGAAAATTTATCCGACTTCATTACCCTGCGGGACGCTGCTACGCTCACGTTTGATATAGCGAAAGAAGTGACCTCCGATGGAAAAGGGGCTACGCTTATTCCTTTCTACGCCTTGCATCATGAGTTTTATACGGTGTATTGGAATTTGAATGACGAGGGTGATGCGTTCGAGAAGAAGCTGAATAAGGTGACCATCGACAGCGTAGAGCCGGACGGTCAGCAGGATGAGATCGGGCATCAGCTTCAAGGTAACTGCTTGACGAGTGCCTATAATGGATCATTCACGGATAATCAGAACAAGCTGCACATGTGGAGAGAAGCTTTTGGCGTCAGCGATGCCTACTTCAGCTACCGCCTTGCGGTTGATGGCGCGAGCATCAATCATCTTTGCGTAGCTTATTGGGGCGGCGATTATTTCCGATTCGAGCATGAAGGGACGGCATATAACCGGGAGTTTGAGGTGCTTGTCGATAATGAGATCGTCGGAGATCAGACGATCCATTGCAACAAAATCGGGCATGTTTTTTATGTAACCTATGAGATGCCAGAGTCACTTACACGAGAGAAAACCAGTGTTATTGTCACGTTTAAAGCAAAGTCGCTTGCCAGCTGCGCGGGCCGCGTGGCTGGAGTTAGAACGATAAGTGCGGTAGTCAGCCCATAA
- a CDS encoding AraC family transcriptional regulator, whose protein sequence is MRRNMLHDEIIMMLEGEMFIAEEEREYVVRPGDMLLLRHGLTHYGYRKSESPVSFYWVHFGTKLEKYQSYPTHVSIEGPSTINQLFKQLLHVSSFSAEEANAALLLLLNELARTIDKQNHAPHAIVDNICKWIDAHLHLDINVRKIAEVFSFNKDYISKVVKREKGMGIKAYILTQRISRAKLKLLNTNLSVKEIAGACGFSDYKLFLRTFKHYEGMTPSDYRNILYSTPLNI, encoded by the coding sequence ATGAGACGAAATATGCTGCATGATGAGATTATTATGATGCTGGAGGGCGAAATGTTCATCGCCGAGGAAGAAAGGGAGTATGTCGTCCGTCCGGGAGATATGCTGCTTCTAAGGCACGGCTTGACGCATTACGGATACCGGAAAAGCGAATCACCCGTCAGCTTTTATTGGGTGCATTTCGGTACGAAGCTAGAGAAATATCAGAGCTATCCTACCCATGTGTCCATTGAAGGACCTTCGACGATTAATCAGCTGTTTAAGCAGCTGCTGCACGTTTCTTCTTTTTCGGCTGAGGAGGCAAATGCCGCGTTATTGTTATTATTGAATGAGCTTGCGCGGACGATTGACAAGCAAAATCATGCCCCCCACGCCATCGTCGATAACATTTGCAAATGGATTGATGCCCATTTGCATCTGGACATTAATGTCCGTAAAATTGCCGAGGTGTTCAGCTTTAATAAGGATTACATCTCAAAGGTTGTAAAGCGGGAGAAAGGGATGGGCATTAAAGCTTATATTTTGACGCAGCGCATCAGCCGGGCGAAGCTGAAGCTTCTGAACACCAATTTGAGCGTAAAGGAAATTGCCGGAGCATGTGGTTTTTCCGATTATAAGCTGTTTCTGCGAACCTTTAAGCATTATGAGGGCATGACACCGAGTGATTATCGCAATATCTTATACTCGACACCATTGAATATTTAA
- a CDS encoding pentapeptide repeat-containing protein, producing the protein MSKKKKATAIEAPILPAELPVLEQTELQAHAFFEMGMIQDCVWDGQQARKVIFDKIIFKNVTFTETALHEVELTDVIFDKCDLSNADFSDAIIHRTVFKNCKMIGINLTGATLRNMVWKDNLADYANFRMSDMKQVSLQDSSMGKSDFSFAKLQKLELSQCQMDQAQFSNTKLAGLDLSTCEFNGIAVAPEDLKDCTISREQAYVFVSLFGLILKE; encoded by the coding sequence ATGAGTAAAAAGAAGAAGGCGACGGCGATTGAGGCACCGATTCTGCCAGCTGAACTGCCTGTGCTGGAGCAGACTGAGCTGCAAGCTCATGCTTTTTTTGAAATGGGCATGATCCAGGATTGCGTATGGGATGGGCAGCAGGCACGTAAGGTGATTTTCGACAAAATTATTTTCAAAAATGTCACTTTTACCGAGACTGCGCTGCATGAGGTCGAATTGACGGATGTGATTTTCGACAAATGTGATTTGTCGAACGCCGATTTTAGCGATGCCATCATCCACCGGACCGTGTTCAAAAACTGCAAAATGATCGGCATTAATTTGACAGGCGCAACGCTGCGAAACATGGTTTGGAAGGATAATTTGGCCGATTACGCCAATTTTAGAATGTCCGATATGAAGCAGGTATCGTTACAGGATAGCTCGATGGGCAAAAGCGATTTCAGCTTTGCAAAGCTGCAAAAGCTTGAGCTTTCCCAGTGCCAAATGGACCAAGCCCAATTTTCAAATACGAAGCTGGCCGGCCTTGATTTGAGCACCTGCGAATTCAATGGGATCGCCGTAGCGCCCGAGGATTTGAAGGATTGCACGATTTCTCGGGAGCAGGCTTATGTGTTTGTGTCGCTGTTTGGGTTGATTTTGAAGGAGTAA
- a CDS encoding class III extradiol ring-cleavage dioxygenase, which translates to MMPAYFFAHGAPSIVLESNSYTALLNSFKEQMPQPKAIVLFSAHWEQTVQSVGAAPVYSTIYDFSGFQDALYEMTYPAEGNRQLSEDIQALFAEHGIPSVLDEERGLDHGAWAVLKLIYPDADIPVIALSVNRHLDNEQQYEIGKALAALREQDVLIIGSGGTVHNLRRLNWQSEGIDEWAESFDNWLQSKLEAWDLPALFNYREQAPYAQEAVPTNEHFIPLLLAMGSGDKLRQATLLHRSYQYGNLSLSCWRFN; encoded by the coding sequence ATGATGCCCGCATACTTTTTTGCTCATGGAGCGCCGTCTATTGTACTAGAGAGTAATAGTTACACGGCTTTGTTGAACAGCTTTAAGGAGCAGATGCCACAGCCTAAAGCCATTGTGCTTTTTTCAGCCCATTGGGAGCAGACGGTACAAAGCGTAGGAGCAGCGCCGGTATACAGCACCATTTATGATTTTTCTGGCTTTCAGGATGCCCTGTATGAAATGACTTATCCGGCGGAAGGCAATCGGCAGCTTAGCGAGGATATTCAAGCCTTGTTCGCGGAGCATGGCATTCCAAGCGTGCTGGATGAGGAAAGAGGCCTTGATCATGGTGCGTGGGCAGTGCTCAAGCTGATTTATCCGGATGCGGACATTCCGGTCATTGCGCTCTCGGTCAATCGTCATTTAGACAATGAGCAGCAATACGAAATTGGCAAGGCATTAGCAGCACTTAGAGAGCAGGATGTGCTCATTATTGGTAGCGGCGGCACGGTTCATAATCTCAGAAGGCTGAATTGGCAGTCCGAGGGGATTGACGAGTGGGCGGAATCGTTCGATAATTGGCTGCAGAGCAAGCTTGAGGCATGGGATCTCCCCGCGCTATTCAATTATAGGGAGCAAGCTCCTTATGCGCAGGAGGCAGTGCCGACAAATGAGCATTTTATCCCGCTGCTGCTGGCTATGGGTTCGGGCGACAAGCTGCGTCAAGCGACGTTGCTTCATCGCAGCTATCAGTACGGCAATTTAAGCTTAAGCTGCTGGAGGTTTAACTAG
- a CDS encoding alpha/beta hydrolase-fold protein codes for MMNPAYHYDVHLPEHASAGRTYPVIFTLHGKGSNEANMHGLVAPLAKEFIIINIRGDLRLGAGYQYYELKSLGNPIRDIFDRAVQQLEAFIEYATEAYPIDASQRYVLGFSQGAILSMTLALTMGSQLKGIVALNGYVPEFVKNEYVLQSLKDVSVFVSHGEFDSVFPIRIGHETAGYFQALTPHFTFKTYPTDHGVSVENQQDFLAWLTNDKGEQAQ; via the coding sequence ATGATGAACCCCGCTTATCATTATGACGTTCACCTGCCGGAGCATGCGAGTGCAGGCCGAACATACCCCGTTATTTTCACCCTTCATGGGAAAGGCTCGAATGAGGCGAACATGCACGGACTGGTAGCGCCTTTGGCGAAGGAGTTTATTATAATTAACATCCGTGGCGACCTTAGGCTTGGTGCCGGATACCAATATTATGAGCTGAAGAGCCTAGGCAACCCGATTCGGGACATTTTTGACCGGGCGGTGCAGCAGCTTGAAGCATTTATTGAATATGCAACGGAAGCATACCCGATAGATGCGAGCCAGCGCTATGTACTGGGCTTTAGCCAAGGGGCGATTTTATCAATGACGCTTGCGCTTACGATGGGGAGCCAGTTGAAAGGCATTGTTGCGCTGAACGGCTATGTGCCCGAATTTGTCAAAAATGAATATGTGCTGCAATCGCTGAAGGACGTCTCGGTTTTTGTATCGCATGGGGAATTTGATTCCGTGTTTCCAATTCGGATTGGACATGAAACGGCGGGTTATTTTCAAGCGCTGACGCCGCATTTCACCTTTAAAACCTATCCAACTGACCATGGTGTTTCCGTGGAGAATCAGCAGGATTTTCTAGCTTGGCTTACTAACGACAAGGGGGAACAAGCACAATGA
- the lepB gene encoding signal peptidase I — protein sequence MKTLKEISSWVGTFGIAIVLSLIIGVFVIQPYRVDGHSMDPTLQDQERIYVSKISHTLSKLPEYGDIVVIDSRVNRDRYLTDDLLEHPLLQLFMDNNTNDNKVFYVKRVLGKPGDVLEFKEHKTYRNGVALDEPYLNETMNFVSDRQWTVPEGHIFVMGDNRNHSSDSREIGYIPLDHVMGIKKFP from the coding sequence ATGAAAACGTTGAAGGAAATTAGCAGTTGGGTAGGCACATTCGGCATAGCCATTGTACTTTCATTAATTATTGGCGTATTTGTTATTCAGCCCTATAGGGTTGATGGCCATTCCATGGACCCTACCTTGCAGGATCAGGAACGGATTTACGTCTCGAAAATTTCTCATACGTTGTCCAAGCTTCCCGAATATGGTGATATAGTCGTCATCGACAGCCGAGTGAACAGGGATAGATATTTAACAGACGATCTTTTGGAGCATCCGCTGCTTCAGCTATTTATGGACAACAATACGAATGACAATAAAGTGTTTTATGTAAAAAGAGTGCTTGGCAAACCCGGCGATGTGCTGGAGTTTAAGGAGCATAAAACCTATCGCAACGGCGTAGCGCTGGATGAGCCCTACTTAAATGAAACGATGAATTTTGTTTCGGATCGGCAATGGACCGTTCCAGAGGGGCATATTTTTGTTATGGGTGACAACCGCAATCATAGCAGTGATAGCAGAGAAATTGGCTATATTCCGCTCGATCATGTGATGGGCATAAAAAAGTTCCCTTAA